From Balaenoptera ricei isolate mBalRic1 chromosome 5, mBalRic1.hap2, whole genome shotgun sequence:
TCAAGTTCAACCAGGATTTGGAATATTTGGATTTATCTCACAATCGGTTGCAGAAGATATCCTGTCATCCGATCACTACAAGTCTCAAGCATTTAGACCTCTCATTCAATGACTTTGATACCCTGCCCATCTGTAAGGAATTTGGCAGCTTGACTCAACTGAATTTCTTAGGATTAAGTGCTACAAAGTTACAGCAATTAGATCTACTACCAATTGCTCACTTGCACCTAAGTTGCGTCCTTCTGGATTTGGAAGGTTATTTtgtgaaagaaaatgagaaagaaagtcTTCAAATTCTGAATACAAAGGAACTTCACCTTGTTTTTCACCCAAATAGCTTCTTCTCTGTCCAAGTTAACATATCAGTGAATAGTTTAGGGTGGTTACAACTGACTAATATTAAATTGAATGATGACAACTGTCAAGTTTTAACTAAATTTTTATCAGAACTCACTAGAGGGCCAACCTTACTGAATTTTACCCTAAACCATATGGAAACAACTTGGAAATGTTTGGTTGGagtttttcaattcctttggccCAAACCTGTAGAATATCTCAATATTTACAATTTAACAATAGTTGAAAGCATCAATGAAGAAGTTTTTACTTATCATGAAACAACATTGAAAGCACTGAATATAGAACATGTTATAaacagagtttttattttttcacagacaGCATTATACACAGTGTTTTCTGAGATGACTATTACGATGTTAACCATATCAGACACACCTTTTGTACACATGCTTTGTCCTCAGAAACCAAGCACATTTACGTTTTTGAACTTCACCCAGAATATTTTCACAGatagtgtttttcaaaattgCCACACTTTAACTAGATTGGAGACACTTATTCtacaaaagaatgaattaaaagaCCTTTTCAAAGTAGGTCTCATGACTAAGGATATGCTGTCTTTGGAAATACTGGATGTTAGCTGGAATTCTTTGGAATATGATAGACATGATGGAAATTGCACTTGGGTTGGGAGTATAGTGGTGTTAAATTTATCTTCAAATATACTTACTGACTCTGTTTTCAGATGTTTACCTCCCAGGGTCAAGGTTCTTGATCTCCACAATAACAGAATAAGGAGCAtccctaaagatgtcaccagtcTAGAAACTTTGCAAGAACTCAATGTTGCTTCCAATTCTTTAGCCCACCTTCCTGGATGTGGTACCTTTAGCAGCCTTTCCATACTGATCATTGACTATAATTCAATCTCCAATCCGTCAGCTGATTTCTTCCAGAGCTGTCAGGAGATTAGGTCCCTAAAAGCAGGGAACAATCCATTCCAATGTACATGTGAGTTAAGAGACTTTATCCAAAGCGTAGGCCAAGTATCAAGTGAAGTGGTAGAGGGTTGGCCTGATTCTTATAAGTGTGATTATCCAGAAAGCTATAAGGGAACCCCACTAAAGGACTTCCGTGTATCTCAATTATCCTGCAACACAGCTCTGCTGATTGTCACCATTGGGGTCCCTGGGCTGGTGTTGGCTGTTACTGTGACTGTCCTCTGTATCTACTTGGATCTGCCCTGGTATCTCAGGATGGTGTGTCAGTGGACCCAGACCCGGCACAGGGCTAGGAATGTACCCTTAGAAGAACTCCAAAGAGCTCTCCAGTTCCATGCTTTTATTTCATACAGTGAACATGATTCTGCCTGGGTGAAGAATGAACTTGTACCTTGtctagaaaaagaagatataagaatttgTCTCCATGAGAGAAACTTTGTTCCTGGCAAGAGCATCGTGGAAAATATTATAAACTGCATTGAGAAAAGTTACAAGTCCATCTTTGTTTTGTCTCCCAACTTTGTCCAGAGTGAGTGGTGCCATTATGAACTCTACTTTGCCCACCACAATCTCTTCCATGAAGGATCTAATAACTTAATCCTGATCTTGCTGGAACCCATTCCACAGAACAGCATTCCTGGCAAGTATCACAAGCTGAGGGCTCTCATGGCACAGAGAACTTATTTGGAATGGCCCAAGGAGAAGAGCAAACATGGACTTTTTTGGGCTAATATTAGAGCTGCTTTTAATCTTAAATTAACACTAGTCACTGAAAATGATGATGTGAaagcttgaaaaaataaaaagatcagaaGTCCAACTTAAGAAACCATCATTAACTTGGATTCTGATGGACACTGTGCTTTCAATTTATTGTGGATGCTGCCTTCATTATCTCCATGCATTCAGGAAACACTTAATGACAACTGTGTTTCAGCTGAACTGGGAACCAGACTGGGGGCTGTGGTGGTGCTCAAACTTGCTGATGACAGGTAGCTCAGTCTCTTCTGGTTGAACCATTCTGTTTCAAATTGAAACAAGCTCTTTTGAGTAAATGCTCAGTCGTTCAAGGAcctttcccctctcttctcctttccccagAGGATTTTGTGTGAGCACGAGTTTATGAGACTTCATGGCAGCAAGGAAAGAGTCAACCTCAGAACTGTATGCAGTGGTGCTTGGAGTGTCCTGTGGATCCTCATCGGCCTCTGGTCGGCTCTGTTATCCTGCTCTACTTTGGGGCTGGGGGAAAAATTAGACCAGCTATGGAAAATaaagatactattttttttcttcacatctgAGTAATAGTTTATAAAATGTTTGACTTTGCTACACAAATATGCAATTAATCAGTAGTGACTCATGGCATTGGTAGTCTATGTATATAAAGGGAAATAGAGTCTTAGTCATAGGCTGTTGAGGCCAGAGACATGATTTACTGGCTTGCCAAGGAAACTGAGAgccaaatttatttgtaacctatTGAATAGGAGTTATCTGGTTGTGTTAGAATTTTGGCGAATGCCTCAAAGCTGACAAAAGGCAGTAAATATCACCACATTTTAAACAGATATTAGACACAGCCAGGCTGGAATTACTAAAAAATAGCAGAAAGAGGTCAGTAACTATCAGTAACTATCAACTCATATTACTTATTTTCAGAAGACTGGCTTCAAAAGAGTGATTAGAGAGTCATTAAGTAGAGGTTCTAGACTTATGGGGAAATTGCTTTGGATTTCTCCCAAAGGCAACCGAGATGGGCTCTAAGCTTAGGAGAAGAGTAACCTCACATCCTACTCCCAGCCTGAAAGCTTGCAGAGTAACAGGAATGCACAGGTCCAGTGTGGCAGACAGAGTATGGAGTGAGAGCTCTTGGAAGAGCTGGATGAGTGTCACCTATTGGCAAACAATGCTTTGCAAAtataggtgcttgataaatatttgttgaatgaatggatgagtgctCCTCACCTGGAGAATTCAGGAGGTAAGAGGGTGGCTTGGGCAGCCCAAAATGGCAggatgaggaaagaaaggaagcagTGATTGCAACCTACTCTTCCATTATTTGGCATGGCAGAAGTGTTGTGGATTTCCTGTGGGCCATAATGACCATGGGAAGGGTAGCTGGGCTTGAGTTGTCATGATACGACTTTAGCTAATAGGGCAGCCTGTTGTGCAAAGGGACAATACTGCTAAGAGGCAAGGCGTTAGGGAGAAGAGGCGTATGACTTGGGGGGTCAGGGGGGTGCTGCAAGAGGTCAGCCAGAGAATGTGCCACTTGCATCAAAGAGCTGTGCAATGTGGGATCCCCCCAAGGCCTCTGAATGACCCACAGATGCATCCTGTGAAAGAGCCAACATTTGGACTCTGCCATAATCAGAGGCAGAGGCATGATGGCCTGCCTGCCTTATCCAATAGTTAATTGCAGGGAGACTTGCTCCTTTTTCTCTAATACTCTCTTCACTtgcagtggcctgggaacatccAGAATATAGAGAAGGCagagaagatggaggaggagtgaTGATATTGACCGCACTCCTTCCTCGCTTCACTGCAAGAAAGGCCTGAGCCAGGGCCAAGCAGAATTTTGAATTAGGTGTGAGACTGATGTTAAACTGGACTGGCCTGGACATTTCAATGCCTGAAATAGGGGTGCAGTTACTAAAATGAGACTTGTCACTAAAATCTATGGGATTCAGGATTCAGGATAGATCCTGAATAGATCCTTATAGAGGGAGAGATTCAACAAAACTTGCTTGTAAAGTTATggttagagagaaaaataaagcccttTCCTTCTGGACTTAGCTCATTCAATAAACTGGTTTCACAATTAATAGTTATAAAGAAATTAGCCTTAATGAAATTGTATTAGAGTCATCTTCTGTCTGCATTAGCCCTTCCTTCTCTTCAGGAGAGCACTTactttcttccacaggccctctCTCAAATGGTAAATTTTCTCTAGCCTCTGTTGGACTTGTTTCCTAAACTAAAAAATCCccaaatcaacaaacaaaaccaaaacagcaaacaacaactgggacttccctggtggggcagtggttaagaatccgcctgcaaatgcagggaacacaggtttgattgctggtctgggaaaatctcacattctgcggagcaactaagcccgtgcaccacaactactgagcctgcgctctagagcctgcgagccacaactactgaagcctgcacatctagagcccgtgctccgcaacaagagaagccaccgcaatgagaagcccgcgcaccacaaggaagagtagaccccgctcgccacaactagagaaagcccgtgcgcagcaacaaagacccaacacagccaaaaataaaataaataaaaaataaataaattcataaaaaaagcaaacaacaacaaactatGTCACACATTCTAAatgatcaaatattttaaaatggttccAATATGTTTCCCACAAAATACTGTTGACAGTGAAAATATAGAATTTTGGCACTTTCAAATAGAATTAAACAAAACCTGTATTTTTGTCACATATGAAACCATACACGTTTCAGACATATGAAAGCTCTATCATAAGAGAtcagtttgttttttagataaagATGTTCTATCTCCAGGAatcctctgtttcctcttttgaATTCTTCCAGTTGCAAGTAGCAGATACCAACTTGGGAAAGGGCGTATTTATTTCAAGGATACAGAAGTGTCTCATGGACCCACACAGATTCTGTCAtattcttccctctctttttttctcctgccaCCCCCAGCTGAGTCTGCAGGCCATCAGGGACAGAGTGTGCATGTTCCACTCTGTAACCTGGAGTATAGCATCTGCTGTCCCGACTAAGCCACCCATATCTCTCACCTGTACGACTGCAGTAAACTCACCGGCCTCCCTGCTTTTACTCTTGCCTCATACATTCTCCAAACAGCAATCAGAgtacttatttttaaagtataaattattttaagccactcgCCTGCTTTAAACGTTCTAATGACCTCCCCTTGCAGCTAGAACAAAAGTCAAGCTCCTTGTCATGACCTGCTGTCATGGTGGTGGGTGAGGACGGGGATTGAGGAGTGGGGAACAGGGTTACCTGCCTCGTGACCATTATCGAGAAGAGTGGTGCAGGGGTCTGCTAAGGCTGCCCTGACagaataccacaggctgggtggcttaaaccacagaaatgtatttctcacagttctgaagttcTGAAGTCCAAAAAAGGGAGAGATTGGCAGAGAAGATGGGATGGAGGGGTGTGAGAGCATGGCTAAGAGACAGTGACTGGATGACTGGGCTATAAATGGAGGAGAGAGTGAGTCTTAATGAGAACACAGAACACAACACTGGAAAAGGAGGAGGTCACTTTCTGTCTAGATTTCTGGAGATTGGTTTGATCAGAAGAGAATGAGAATAAATTACAGGCAGATAAAGAGACTTAAAGGGATTTCTAAAGCCACAGGgactttctgttttttgtttgtttgtttgtttggacgcatggcatgtgggatcttagttcccagaccagggatcgaacccacgcctcctgcattggaagcacggagtaaGGAATCTCAACAGAGTCAAGTCTAAATACGAAGTAATTTTTGTGAGCAGATTTCAGACATCTTCAGCCCTTTTGAGGTATTAACAGTGCACTCTAGCTTAACATTTGCAATCTCCAATTCCATCTAAAGGTCTTCTTTCCCCATATCATAGGGTGTAGCCTTACATCATAAACACTGGTATCTCAATGCTGCTGACTCTCTCACTGCCGCCCCTTTATGTATATGTACCTGGGAAATGTGAGGATGGGGTGATGGTGGGGATTGCACTGTCTGGTTCAACTGCTTTAGGAAGTGCTTGGCCTGAATTGTTGGGAGCTCTCCTTAGAATATGGGGTAAGTAACACTTCCTAGTCCTTGGTTTTGGACCCAAGTCATAGTAAAAGTTCCAGTCAACACCCTATACCATAATCAGTAGAACCAACAGACGAGAAGGGAAACCAAAATTGTCAGTAGGCTATTGAATTATATGGCAGATGAACAACCTAAAAATCTATTCTAAATTTGgattaaataatcattttaaaaagacatatcaaaaaaaataaaaatgaaaaagacatattCATAGCAATAGGCAGAGAAAAATGGTATGGATTTATGTCAGTTGGTTCAGAGAGTTCACTTCATGGAatgtatcctaaggaaataattgctCATACACACCCTAAGAAAATGGATGAACATGCTGCTTATTGCAGAGTTGTTTATGTTAATAATGTGAAGTTTGGAGACAACTTAAAAAGATTGCTTGAATACActgttaattaaaatattttaaaaatacattgtaaataaaatggaatattattcagccaataATAACAAAGCTGTAGGTGGATATTTACTGATATAAACAGACATTTACGATGTATTATGGATTAAGAAAAGcagattacaaaacagaatactTGGTCCAGTGCCATCTgagggggtgggtgtgtgtgtgtgtgtgtgtgtgtgtgtgtgtgtatgtaaactgTACAAACTTACTGAATAGCAATTTGGCAACAGGCATCAAGAGCCTAAagcatgtttatatatatattaaaaagtctTCATGGTTGCTCCAAAAATGATGTTGGTGTATCTCTATATGGTAAGTTATTATtgatttgaaattttgtttttatttattcatatttcctgttttcttcagtaaacatttattacttggataataaaaaaatcaaattaactaaaaaattatgtttgaggagaacatatacacatatatttatctgACCTTGTTATGAAGAAGAACACTCTAAACCTAAAAGGAACATATAGCAGTAGTCTGCTGGAGCTGGTTTGTACACACTTGTGAGAACCAGTggttaaatattcagaaattttgCAGGCAGGTCAGTTGGTAGCTAGAAATCAGCTATACTGGAAATACTTACACCATAGATATTGGCAAGTGCTAAAAAATcaggctttttatttttgttttgtaacctGGTTCACCAGCACACAACTAACTGACAGTAGCAGCAAAGAGAAAGTCAACTTACCTGTTTATATAAAAAGTTATGTATTTATTGGTTCAAAAGATCATgagataaaaagataaacaatgagCGAAGATGTTTGCAAAAAGTTTGATGGAGGGTTAGTGTCAGTAAcataaaagagaatatataattaaatagtaAAATCATAACCCTGATATAGGCAATGATGTGAACAAGTAATTCACAAAAGTGATAGAAATtatcaataaacatgaaaaaccATCCAAGACATTTATTTACTccttccaggaatttatcctaagccAACAGTAAAAAACTTGGACCAAGATTGTGTACAAAGTTGCTGGTTAACATTTCGTGAAGCTAAAAGACCCTCAGGTCAGTAGCTAGAGACAGGCTGGCCTTAGCCTAAGATTTACTCAGGTGGcaactcaaaaaaaaattgctggaaAATTTTAAGTCGTTAAGGGAGAATTAATTAAATGCTAAATGTCCTAGTGATGTCATTTTTCATTCCCAGCCAGCTTCATTGGGCACAGTTTGAACTCTAGGGTCAGGTGGGAGAGAGGAATTGTGCTTTCTGTCAGGAAaatagggagggaaggaaggaatggaacaCAGTTGtgagtacagctgacccttgaaaaaGATGAGTTTGAACTGCACTGGTCCACTTACACAcagatattttttcaataaatatgtactacagtactacactatttgcagttggttgaatccaaggatgcgGAACCGCAGCTAcaaagggccaactgtaaagttataatcATATTAGGCACCCTTAACACCtgctttgttcaagggtcaactgtactaacTCCGCTGGGAGAGGCATCTCCCAAACTAAGACACTGTGGTCAGagcatttgttttcttccttgttGATTAAGAAACAATACTCTGCCTCTTCCGGAAAAATAACACTCACAAACTAGAAACAGATGGGAACTTCCACAACCTGATAAAAAGCATAGATggaaaactcacagctaacatcatacttaatggttcTCAAAGCTCTTCCCTAACATTTGGAGCCAGATGAGGGTGTCTGCTCACACcacttccattccacattgtacTGGGAGTGCCAGCCAGGGCAGTTAGGCAAGAACATATTATAAAAGGTATCCAtcttggaaaggaagaagatgacattttgcagatgacatgattttaattgcagaaaatacttaggaatccactaaaaaaccattagaactaataaacaagttcagcaaatttgcaaagaagatatacaaatggctaatctacacatgaaaagatgctcaacatcattaggtatcaaggaaatgcaagttaaaaccataatgaggtacTGCTTCATTCCCAGTAAGAAGGTTATAAGAAAAGTCAGATgataagtgttagcaaggatgtggagaaactggagcccttatacactgttggtggaaaggtaaaatggtgcagctagcCTGGAACTCCTCAAAAGACTAAACACAGTTACCATACGACGCAGCAAGTCCATGCCTAAGtatctaagtatatacccaagagagaGTATGTCtaccaaaaacttgtacatgaatgtttatatatTCATAAGAGCCATAAgtgtaaacaacccaaatatccatcagctgatgaatggataaataaaatgtggtatatccatacaaaggaAAGTTATTTagcaacaaaaaaatgaaatcctgATACATGGttcaacatggatggatcttgaaaaCACTagtctaagtgaaaaaaaaaaaaaaccacacaaagaacCACTtataatatgattccatttatatgaagtatccagaataggcaaatctatagagattaGTACAATCTATAGTGGTTGTCTAGGTCTGAGGCAAATGGAGCATTGGAGGGTGACAGCTAAGGGGTGTGGTTCTtttcagggtgatgaaaatgttctaaattgcTTGTAATGGTTGCACAGTTCTGTGAATTTATCTgaagtcactgaattgtacactttaaatgggtgaaattttttatggtatatgaattatatctcaataaaacttttgtttaaaaaaaacaaacaacaagtaCAGGTCACATCTAATTGGCAGAATATTTACATTGCCCTGGATCCAAAAAGAAACACCTGGGTATGGAATCAAGAGTGGGCAGAAACTGCTATTGAGAGAAGTAAAGAGGTGCCTAGAGTCTAAGACATGGAACCTCTGTTTTAAGTTAGCTCTTTGAGCTGCTGTTGACTGGACTTAGGCTTGTACTTATTTGCATGGCTGTGATAACTCCATCTAGACTCGGGCCATCCAATATGGTagagccactagccacgtgtgccCATTGAACACCTGAAATGTGGGGAGCCCAGATGAGATGGGCTGTGAATGTAGaacacacactggattttgaagacttagaatgaagaatattatatatgatatcttattaataatgttttatattgATGGCACgttaaaatgatattttggatatattgggttaaataaaatagtttaaaaagttaACAGAAAGCATGTTCTTTGAGAATTAAAGTTTTTCCTTAGGAGAGGTGGATATATCAATGCCTGGGTGTACATGATTACAAGTATGTTTGTCCCCTGGTTACCTATTACACGGGTCCCCAACTCCCGGGCTGTGGACTGCTACCGGTCCGCAGCCTCTTAGGGACCGAGCCGCATAGCAGGAGGTGCGTGGCGggcaagcgagtgaagcttcGTCTGCCGCCCCccaccactccccatcgctccccactgctccccaccgctggcattaccgcctgaaccgtcccccacccacccacttctgtggaaaaattgtcttccacgaaaccagtccctggtgccaaaaacggTTGGAGACTGCTGACCTATTGGataatagggagaaaaaaaaagaggcggGTGGGCAACTCAGAGTGGGGATGAGCTTGAAGGGAAACACAGGACTTTTTGAGTGCTAAAGTGCTTTCTTTCTGCCCTGCTGACTTCCCTGTCCTGGGCATTAGTTTCTAGATTTGGTTCACAAAGTCAAATGCCTTTTGGGAGCCAGGAACTGAATTGTTAATCAAAGAGCACCCTTATCTCCAGTTATGGACCTGGGGGAAGTAATGATAAGTGAGAGTGGAGGGGGGAGGACGTTCATTCTTTCAGtcacagaaatatatttatagacaTGCCTCCCCCTTAAACAAATTGTGAGGGGATAGgaggaaacagagagagacagaatagTACAAGTCAAAAAGCATCTCAGGGTTCTTAGGGAAGTTGACTTTGCTTGCTGTGGGAGAAAAGCTGATTCCAGCAAGAACTGCATCCAGCTTGTACAGGACATCATGCAGCACCAGGCTGAGCACAAGTTCAGAGGAAGACAGCTAGCTAGCATTTCTTAGCTTTATTTGcccatttgttattttgttactgttgttctTTTAAAAGACCAGAGTGGAATTATCAGGTTGGATTCCTTGAGCATGCCGACAACAGCAACGAACCCACAGGAAATGTCTTAGA
This genomic window contains:
- the TLR6 gene encoding toll-like receptor 6, which codes for MTKDKESAVRNLHFVYILTLVFGTIIQFSDESEFVVDMSKIGLIHVPKDLSPKTEVLDMSQNYVSELHLSDIGFLSGLKVLRLSHNRIQCLDISIFKFNQDLEYLDLSHNRLQKISCHPITTSLKHLDLSFNDFDTLPICKEFGSLTQLNFLGLSATKLQQLDLLPIAHLHLSCVLLDLEGYFVKENEKESLQILNTKELHLVFHPNSFFSVQVNISVNSLGWLQLTNIKLNDDNCQVLTKFLSELTRGPTLLNFTLNHMETTWKCLVGVFQFLWPKPVEYLNIYNLTIVESINEEVFTYHETTLKALNIEHVINRVFIFSQTALYTVFSEMTITMLTISDTPFVHMLCPQKPSTFTFLNFTQNIFTDSVFQNCHTLTRLETLILQKNELKDLFKVGLMTKDMLSLEILDVSWNSLEYDRHDGNCTWVGSIVVLNLSSNILTDSVFRCLPPRVKVLDLHNNRIRSIPKDVTSLETLQELNVASNSLAHLPGCGTFSSLSILIIDYNSISNPSADFFQSCQEIRSLKAGNNPFQCTCELRDFIQSVGQVSSEVVEGWPDSYKCDYPESYKGTPLKDFRVSQLSCNTALLIVTIGVPGLVLAVTVTVLCIYLDLPWYLRMVCQWTQTRHRARNVPLEELQRALQFHAFISYSEHDSAWVKNELVPCLEKEDIRICLHERNFVPGKSIVENIINCIEKSYKSIFVLSPNFVQSEWCHYELYFAHHNLFHEGSNNLILILLEPIPQNSIPGKYHKLRALMAQRTYLEWPKEKSKHGLFWANIRAAFNLKLTLVTENDDVKA